In a single window of the Neoarius graeffei isolate fNeoGra1 chromosome 28, fNeoGra1.pri, whole genome shotgun sequence genome:
- the wdr44 gene encoding WD repeat-containing protein 44, protein MASDTSDAEEFYDAAEDVNLSPSPNVSPAKFVLPQSQGPENPVQEESASSEPRHDDSLQIIDSIIEESQKGGGVEEDLLSSEEKSSTPSLPDPPVAPDFPLAPAECDVGQEVTLQDTQEVAADGAQASQEGISPPPDITRALGPAQSADTDTPKTADILDQVPLGDKLESDSSVPSKPPRQITVEPDIVASTKKTPPTRPPPPGVAPPPRPPPPARPSLPTGKKSQESLRPTQLEVSVEGADELCGLVTPNSSVRGLTKELQHSLDLASATSGDKVVTAQETDDREPSPSGSETPGPQRPRSNSGRELTDEEILASVMIKNLDTGEEIPLNQAEEKLPAGINPLTLHIMRRTKEYITNDAAQSDDDDKSQPPLTDSDGGKLRQKTTQLKKFLGKSVKRAKHLAEEYGERAVNKVKSVRDEVFHSEQDEPSSSDDEGMPYTRPVKFKAAHGFKGPFDFDHIRVVQDLSGEHMGAVWTMKFSHCGRLLATAGQDNVVRIWVLKNAYDYFNNMRIKYNTEGRVSPSPSQESLCSSKSDTEGGLTGAAVEDPDLEDRNVPFRQVPFCKYKGHTADLLDLSWSKNYFLLSSSMDKTVRLWHISRRECLCCFQHIDFVTAIAFHPRDDRYFLSGSLDGKLRLWNIPDKKVALWNEVDGQTRLITAANFCQNGKYAVIGTYDGRCIFYDTERLKYHTQIHVRSTRGRNRVGRKITGIEPLPGENKILVTSNDSRIRLYDLRDLSLSMKYKGYVNSSSQIKASFSHDYSFIVSGSEDKYVYIWSTYHDLSKFTSVRRDRNDFWEGIKAHNAVVTSAIFAPHPDLIVPQEPGAEKPETECKSDAADESEPIPSGALKTDHTEVLLSADFTGAIKVFVNVKKY, encoded by the exons ATGGCGTCGGATACGAGTGATGCCGAGGAATTTTATGACGCAGCGGAGGATGTCAACTTGTCTCCGTCGCCGAATGT GTCACCTGCGAAGTTTGTTCTTCCTCAGTCTCAG GGTCCTGAGAATCCAGTACAAGAAGAAAGTGCTTCGTCAGAGCCTCGCCATGACGACTCTCTCCAG ATCATTGACAGTATTATAGAGGAGAGTCAGAAAGGGGGCGGAGTCGAGGAGGATCTGCTGAGCAGTGAAGAAAAAAGCTCCACCCCCTCACTTCCGGACCCTCCAGTAGCTCCGGATTTTCCCCTAGCTCCGGCCGAATGTGATGTCGGACAGGAAGTGACGTTGCAGGACACACAGGAAGTGGCTGCCGATGGAGCTCAGGCATCTCAGGAAGGAATTTCTCCTCCTCCGGATATCACGCGCGCTCTGGGGCCGGCTCAATCCGCCGACACGGACACGCCCAAAACGGCGGACATCTTGGATCAGGTGCCGCTCGGAGACAAGTTGGAGTCGGACTCCTCCGTCCCGTCAAAGCCTCCCAGGCAGATTACGGTAGAGCCGGATATCGTAGCGAGCACCAAGAAAACTCCTCCCACGagaccaccacctcccggcgtagCTCCACCCCCCAGGCCGCCACCCCCGGCACGTCCCTCTCTCCCGACCGGGAAAAAATCTCAGGAAAGTCTTCGGCCCACGCAGCTGGAAG TGTCTGTAGAGGGAGCAGATGAGCTGTGCGGATTGGTCACTCCCAACTCCAGCGTGAGAGGACTCACGAAAGAGCTGCAGCACTCTCTGGACCTCGCTAGCGCCACCAGCGGGGATAAAGTGGTGACTGCGCAG GAAACTGATGATCGAGAGCCCAGTCCGAGTGGCAGTGAAACTCCTGGGCCCCAGAGACCGCGCTCGAACTCGGGCAGAGAGCTCACTGatgag GAGATCTTGGCGAGCGTGATGATTAAGAACCTGGACACGGGAGAGGAGATCCCACTGAACCAGGCTGAGGAGAAACTCCCAGCTGGAATCAACCCACTCACGCTGCACATCATGAGGAGGACCAAGGAGTACATCAC GAACGACGCCGCTCAGTCAGACGACGACGATAAGAGTCAGCCGCCGCTGACCGACTCGGACGGAGGAAAACTCAGACagaaaac AACCCAGCTGAAGAAGTTCCTGGGCAAGTCGGTGAAGCGGGCGAAGCACCTCGCGGAGGAGTACGGCGAGCGCGCGGTGAACAAGGTGAAGAGTGTCCGGGACGAGGTGTTCCACTCGGAGCAGGACGAGCCATCCTCCAGCGATGACGAGGGCATGCCGTACACGCGGCCCGTCAAATTCAAAGCGGCGCACGGGTTCAAGGGTCCGTTTGACTTCGACCACATCCGAGTGGTGCAGGACCTCAGCGGAGAGCACAtg GGAGCGGTCTGGACGATGAAGTTCTCTCACTGCGGCCGGCTCCTGGCTACAGCCGGTCAGGACAACGTGGTTCGCATCTGGGTCCTAAAAAACGCCTACGACTACTTTAACAACATGAGGATCAAATACAACACGGAAG GTCGCGTCTCACCTTCGCCCTCTCAAGAGAGTTTGTGCTCCTCCAAGTCTGACACTGAAGGAGGG CTGACAGGAGCAGCGGTGGAGGACCCGGACCTTGAAGACAGAAACGTTCCCTTCAGGCAGGTTCCCTTCTGCAAGTATAAAGGCCACACAGCTGACCTCCTCGATCTTTCCTGGTCAAAG AACTACTTCCTGTTGTCATCGTCCATGGATAAGACGGTGCGCTTGTGGCACATATCGAGACGGGAGTGCCTCTGCTGTTTCCAGCACATCGACTTCGTCACAGCGATCGCCTTCCATCCCAGA GACGACCGGTATTTTCTGAGCGGCTCTCTGGACGGTAAGCTGCGCCTGTGGAACATTCCGGATAAGAAGGTGGCTCTGTGGAATGAGGTAGACGGCCAGACGCGCCTCATCACTGCAGCCAACTTCTGCCAGAACGGCAAATACGCAGTCATCGGCACCTACGACGGACGCTGCATTTTCTACGACACAGAG CGCCTTAAGTACCACACGCAGATCCACGTGCGCTCCACCAGGGGGAGGAACCGTGTGGGTCGCAAAATTACTGGGATCGAGCCTCTGCCTGGAGAGAATAAG ATCCTGGTGACGTCAAACGACTCTCGCATTCGTCTGTACGACCTGAGAGACCTGTCGCTGTCCATGAAGTACAAAGGCTACGTGAACAGCAGCAGTCAGATCAAAGCGAGCTTCAG TCATGATTATTCATTCATCGTGAGCGGCTCGGAGGATAAATACGTGTACATCTGGAGCACGTACCACGACCTGAGCAAATTCACCTCTGTACGAAGAGACCGCAATGACTTCTGGGAAGGCATTAAAG CCCATAACGCAGTCGTGACGTCAGCCATCTTTGCGCCACACCCGGATCTGATTGTCCCTCAGGAGCCGGGGGCGGAGAAACCCGAAACAGAGTGCAAGAGCGACGCCGCAGACGAATCGGAGCCCATCCCGTCAG GAGCTTTAAAAACAGATCACACGGAAGTTCTCCTCTCCGCCGACTTCACAGGCGCAATCAAGGTGTTCGTCAACGTGAAAAAATACTAA